A section of the Mesobacillus jeotgali genome encodes:
- a CDS encoding molybdopterin oxidoreductase family protein, which produces MGWDGSREDINIYSQGEVDKWVYSTCNLCSNGCGCYIAVKNNKIVGIKGNKDYPVNRGRLGPKGENQWWANNSIDRLTTPLIRNKQGLLVQASWEDAYSLLAEKVQEQLKENGPKSIGFYHTGQAFLEEYYTIAKIMRAGIRTHNVDANTRLCTATAEWSLIQSFGSDGPPACMEDIDQAEVIVFIGRNSNETNTVLWERTLQARRRNGTKIIEIDPRLDLSSRMGDMSIRPKPGTNVAFLNGLIHLLIRNGWVDENYITRHTVGYEELKNTVHHYTPENVARITEVPAETLIKCAELIGTSKKVLTILLQGVYQSMDATPASSLVNSMHLIMGKIGKPGCGPFQHAGQPSAMSNRETGGSGFYPGYRNSDNPRHLEEIADLWNVPAETLPVGSETHVMQMLDLIEEGTIKLFWVMFTNPVVSLPNRSRFIQLLKKVFLVVQDPFLSETAEFADLVLPTAMWGEKEGTMTNLERRVNVLRKAVEPPFALPSDFDILLEFSRRMGFKDQDGKPLIQYRTQEEAFNEWRLVSKGRPCDMSGMTYEKMEQLGGIQWPCNEKFPYGKERLYTDGVFNTQLDYAESYGRNMLTGRGRTREEFRGIGAEGKAILYGVDWAPMPELPDEEFPFYLNTGRLVFHWHTRTKTGRAPLLQMNAPEGYVEIHPDDAAKFEILPGDIVKISTRRNEIFVPARVTDTILPGSVFIPFHFGGINEQQAANELTLDTWDQVSKQPHFKNGACKIERILQGGTSL; this is translated from the coding sequence ATGGGATGGGATGGGTCACGTGAGGACATCAATATCTATTCACAGGGTGAGGTCGATAAATGGGTCTATTCCACCTGCAATCTTTGCTCCAATGGCTGCGGATGCTATATTGCTGTCAAAAACAATAAAATTGTCGGGATAAAGGGAAATAAGGATTATCCTGTGAATCGCGGCAGACTGGGACCTAAAGGTGAAAATCAGTGGTGGGCAAATAATAGTATTGATCGATTAACAACCCCGCTAATCCGGAACAAGCAAGGTTTATTAGTGCAGGCATCCTGGGAAGATGCCTATTCCCTGCTTGCCGAGAAAGTCCAGGAACAGCTAAAAGAGAATGGCCCGAAAAGCATCGGATTTTATCACACAGGGCAAGCCTTCCTTGAAGAGTATTATACAATCGCAAAAATCATGCGGGCAGGAATCCGGACGCACAATGTCGATGCCAACACCCGACTTTGCACTGCCACAGCAGAATGGTCCTTAATCCAGAGTTTTGGTTCAGATGGACCGCCAGCCTGTATGGAAGATATAGACCAGGCAGAAGTGATTGTTTTCATTGGCCGCAATTCAAATGAAACCAACACAGTATTATGGGAGAGGACCTTGCAGGCAAGGCGTCGAAATGGCACAAAAATAATTGAAATCGATCCGCGACTGGACCTAAGCTCCAGGATGGGAGATATGAGTATAAGACCTAAGCCGGGGACTAATGTGGCTTTTCTGAATGGTCTCATCCATTTACTCATCAGGAACGGTTGGGTTGATGAAAATTATATTACCCGCCATACAGTTGGCTATGAAGAACTCAAGAATACCGTTCATCATTATACTCCCGAAAACGTTGCGAGGATTACTGAAGTTCCAGCTGAAACATTAATCAAATGCGCTGAATTAATTGGTACTTCCAAAAAGGTTTTGACAATTTTGCTTCAAGGTGTCTATCAAAGTATGGATGCGACCCCAGCTTCTTCCCTGGTCAATTCCATGCACCTTATCATGGGAAAAATCGGCAAACCCGGTTGCGGTCCCTTTCAGCACGCTGGCCAGCCAAGTGCCATGTCAAACCGTGAGACGGGAGGCTCGGGATTTTATCCAGGTTATCGGAACAGCGATAATCCTCGCCACCTCGAGGAAATTGCTGATTTATGGAATGTTCCGGCTGAAACCCTCCCTGTCGGTTCTGAAACCCATGTCATGCAAATGCTCGATTTAATTGAAGAAGGAACGATCAAGTTATTCTGGGTGATGTTCACAAACCCTGTCGTTTCTCTTCCAAATAGAAGCAGGTTTATCCAGCTTTTGAAAAAAGTCTTTTTAGTTGTACAGGATCCTTTTTTAAGTGAAACAGCTGAATTCGCTGATCTTGTACTGCCTACTGCCATGTGGGGTGAAAAAGAAGGGACGATGACCAACCTTGAACGGCGGGTGAATGTATTGAGAAAAGCGGTTGAACCTCCGTTCGCGCTTCCTTCGGATTTTGATATTCTGCTTGAATTTTCAAGGAGAATGGGCTTCAAAGATCAAGATGGCAAACCGTTGATCCAATACAGGACACAAGAAGAAGCATTTAATGAATGGCGGCTTGTTTCAAAAGGCCGGCCTTGCGATATGTCAGGAATGACCTACGAAAAAATGGAACAGCTGGGGGGAATCCAATGGCCGTGCAATGAAAAGTTTCCTTATGGAAAAGAAAGACTCTATACAGATGGGGTTTTTAATACTCAACTGGATTATGCTGAATCGTACGGCCGGAATATGCTGACAGGCAGAGGCAGGACCAGGGAGGAATTCAGAGGAATTGGCGCGGAGGGGAAAGCCATTCTTTATGGTGTCGACTGGGCTCCTATGCCTGAACTGCCAGATGAAGAATTTCCTTTTTACTTGAACACTGGCCGGCTTGTTTTTCACTGGCACACAAGGACGAAAACCGGCCGTGCTCCCCTTTTACAGATGAATGCTCCAGAAGGATATGTAGAAATCCACCCTGATGATGCCGCAAAATTTGAAATACTTCCTGGTGATATAGTGAAAATCTCCACTAGGAGAAATGAGATTTTCGTGCCAGCCCGGGTAACGGATACAATCCTCCCGGGATCTGTTTTTATCCCCTTTCATTTTGGCGGTATTAATGAGCAACAGGCTGCCAACGAACTAACACTCGATACGTGGGACCAGGTTTCTAAGCAGCCACATTTTAAAAACGGTGCCTGTAAAATTGAAAGGATCTTACAGGGAGGGACTTCCCTATGA